The genomic window TCACCTGAGGAACAAGAGACAAAAGTAGATTGAAAGCAACAGCACGGGCACATTCTTAAGGTGACCTTCATGAACCGAGGAGTATTTTATCCAACCAGTAATCCCTTAAGTCTAAATAGTTTTACTTAGAAAAACCAAATTCATATGGTTGAAACAATACAATACAGGGACATTCATTTTATAATGAAAAGACAGTTGTCTGTTTGAAAAACAGCTGCAGCCCAAGTAACTACTGGACTGCTCCAGATGTCCCACTTCTTGGATTTCTAAGGGGAGTCGGTGTAGTCACTCTGTTTCACTCTACAGCATGACAAAAGTGTCCAGCTCGTCCTctgactgtggctgtgtgggGCTCCTGTGGGTCGGGGAGCTGGGCACATCTTTGCCACTCTGACTCTGGCTGCAGGCCGTCTGACAGTCAGCCCTATGGTCCAGCGCTGGTGCACATTCACCCAAAGAGTTAGGAAGTACGTACAAGGATCTAGGTGGTTCTTTGATGGTATTCTCATGTCCTTGAAAAGCATCTGATCCAGCACAGGTTCCACAACCTGCTATATTGCAGACAGGTTGCTGGGAGGGATTGCACATAATGGGTTGGTTCTTTGTCCTTGGAGAACCCAGTGGTGAAGCTGTGCTACGGATATGACTGCTCCTGCTTGGTTGTGCCTGTGCAGTTTCCTCAATGGGATACTTGAGAGGCTCATCCACACTGCATTCCTTTATATTTACTCGACCCATCCTTTCAATTAGATTTGTTACTGAACTGTCTTTGGTTAAGCTATCTGGGCCAGGGGCTGCTCCTTGTTCTGGTCGCGGGGTTTCTTCACTGGAAAATTCAGATGCTTGACCAGCCTTGTCGTCTACGGGCAGGGACTCTGTGACCTCTTCTGGTATTTGGTTGGGAGCTGTTGTGACAGAACAAGTCAGGGTAGGTAAAGTGTGCATGGCAATTGATTGGGGGCCACTCATGTCACTTGCAATTTCATGAATATGCGCCGcacctttctttttgtttatcgACTTCTCTTTAGCCTTTAGCCCATGAACAGACCCTTGGGGTTTTCTGAAAATGGGCTTCTGTCGAATGGCAAGGTCAGGGTAGTTCTGTTGCATCTCCAGTATGGACTTGTCTTCAGTTATAAAGGAGGTGGCCTGTCTTACTCCTGAGGCAGTGTCCTGCATGGTTTGCTGAACCTCCAGACTGAGGGAATTCTTCTCGGAATTCTGTGCCTGTACTGCATTTGGGTTGACCAACGAACGTCCATTCACCATCCTGTCCTCATCCACAGACTCATCTGTAGTCGTCTCATTCTGGTTTGGTTCTACGGCATTTTCCCCAGCACAGGTTGTGGTGGTGATAGGAGCAGTTTTCGTGTGGAGAATCTCCAAGCAATCAGCATGTGACCTTTGTCCCATGAGCTCAAGCAGATGCTCACATTCCAGCCTAGTCAGGAAAAGTTCAAAGCCCACCTTCTTGGCACTGTCAGGGTTCACTTTTTCAGCCAGTCGATACTCTGTGTCTGTCGAAGGATTGTACCCGATACTTTGAAGAATACTCTTTACAACTGAGCTTGGCAGCACTGGTTCAATGAAGTAGACGAAAGGACCGGTAAATGTCTGAAAGGAAGATGTGGATCAAAGATTGTTAAGTTACTACCTATTTAGAGTTTTCAACAACAGGAGGATCTACCACCAGGTTAACAGAAGAGACCGTTTTAGTTTCCCTTTCTTCCCTTACTTTAAGAGCTTTGCTCGAAAGTCTATAAATCTATAGGCACAATACAGCAACAACATATGaatgttccaaaaaaaataaaagaagcaAAAATGTAGGCCTTGTATACAGTACTGGAAGGAACTTAGGAAAAATGACCGTTGGAAAAGAGCCCCTTTTAAGTTTTACCTTCAGcgttttgatttctttcttccATGGAAATAAGAAAAGGTTGACGCACAGCATCTCCAACATCTCGGAAGCTTTAATAAGCAAACCGATGAATCTTCTACAGTCTCTTGAGCCATGCTTTACGCCTTCGATCACTGTCTCGTACAAGTCGAATAGCGTGCATCTCCCCCCGGGTTGGTCCTGCGATAATAGCACATGTCTTGCTTGCTCTATCACTTGTGTCTCCTTGCAAATTTCGAT from Chanos chanos chromosome 2, fChaCha1.1, whole genome shotgun sequence includes these protein-coding regions:
- the LOC115804664 gene encoding spermatogenesis-associated protein 2 yields the protein MTNSVLEQSPVARKDVFECYLMYYDRVWQHGNIEICKETQVIEQARHVLLSQDQPGGRCTLFDLYETVIEGVKHGSRDCRRFIGLLIKASEMLEMLCVNLFLFPWKKEIKTLKTFTGPFVYFIEPVLPSSVVKSILQSIGYNPSTDTEYRLAEKVNPDSAKKVGFELFLTRLECEHLLELMGQRSHADCLEILHTKTAPITTTTCAGENAVEPNQNETTTDESVDEDRMVNGRSLVNPNAVQAQNSEKNSLSLEVQQTMQDTASGVRQATSFITEDKSILEMQQNYPDLAIRQKPIFRKPQGSVHGLKAKEKSINKKKGAAHIHEIASDMSGPQSIAMHTLPTLTCSVTTAPNQIPEEVTESLPVDDKAGQASEFSSEETPRPEQGAAPGPDSLTKDSSVTNLIERMGRVNIKECSVDEPLKYPIEETAQAQPSRSSHIRSTASPLGSPRTKNQPIMCNPSQQPVCNIAGCGTCAGSDAFQGHENTIKEPPRSLYVLPNSLGECAPALDHRADCQTACSQSQSGKDVPSSPTHRSPTQPQSEDELDTFVML